In a genomic window of Chrysemys picta bellii isolate R12L10 chromosome 1, ASM1138683v2, whole genome shotgun sequence:
- the LOC135974797 gene encoding uncharacterized protein LOC135974797, translated as MESSQDRKRAPAWTEREVRDLLAIWGDEAVIAELRSSKRNGKVLEKISKAMKDRGHNRDTQQCRVKIKELRQAYHKAREANGRSGAEPQTCRYYAELHAILGGAATTTPTVCYDSLTGETHREDGSGNEEDDDGGTVGSSQQQGSGETVFPNSQDMFVTLDLEPVTPELTQDPQGTQETSAANVSPSQRLVNIRKRKRKTRDEMFTELQMSSHADRAQQNAWRQSMSEMRKAQHEREERWRAEDDRWRQLADRRQEAMLRLLEHQSDMLERMVELQERQQEQRPPLQPLCNQQPSSPSSIASSPRRPRTWWGGLRPPSHSTPDDRPSIRRLGFNKS; from the exons atggagtcctcccaggatcgcaaaagagctccagcatggaccgaacgggaggtacgagatctgctcgccatatggggagatgaagcagtgatagctgaactccgtagcagtaaaagaaatggaaaagtattagaaaagatctccaaggccatgaaggaccgaggccataacagggacacacagcagtgccgcgtgaaaattaaggagctacggcaagcctaccacaaagccagagaagcaaacggaaggtccggggcagagccgcaaacttgccgctactacgcagagctgcatgcgatcctagggggtgcagccaccactaccccaaccgtgtgctatgactctctcactggagaaacacacagggaagacggttcggggaacgaggaagatgacgatggaggtactgtaggtagctcacagcagcaaggaagcggagaaaccgttttccccaacagccaggatatgtttgtgaccctggacctggaaccagtaacccccgaactcacccaagaccctcagggcacacaggagacctctg ctgcaaatgtttctccttcgcagaggctcgtgaacattagaaagagaaaacgtaagacgagggacgagatgttcacggagctgcagatgtcctcccacgctgatagagcacagcagaatgcgtggaggcagtcaatgtcggagatgagaaaagcccaacatgaacgagaggagaggtggcgggctgaagacgataggtggcgtcagcttgcagacagacggcaagaggcaatgctccgtctgctggagcatcaaagtgatatgctcgagcgtatggttgagttgcaggaaaggcagcaggagcagagaccgccgctacagcccctgtgtaaccaacagccctcctccccaagttccatagcctcctcacccagacgcccaagaacatggtgggggggcctccgtccacccagtcactccaccccagatgatcgcccaagcatcagaaggctgggcttcaataagagttaa